From Verrucomicrobia bacterium S94, the proteins below share one genomic window:
- a CDS encoding isoprenyl transferase, translating into MDLDFKSLKKIPRHVALIMDGNGRWAQERGLPRIEGHKEGAQSVRAVLRAAAQAGVEFITVYAFSTENWKRPPAEVDGLMKLLIHSLNEYEQELHDNKIRLRVMGQFERLPFPVRMRVQKTIDATAHYTDHTLVIALSYGSRNEIATAARRIAEKVQSGLLKVKDINEETVANHLDLPDVPDPELMIRTSGELRLSNFLLWQLSYSEFYITDTYWPDFREEQFFLALEAFNNRDRRYGGVKKV; encoded by the coding sequence ATGGATCTCGATTTCAAATCCCTGAAAAAAATTCCGCGCCACGTGGCCCTCATTATGGACGGCAACGGGCGCTGGGCGCAGGAGCGCGGACTTCCGCGGATCGAAGGGCATAAAGAGGGCGCGCAGTCCGTTCGGGCTGTACTCCGCGCTGCGGCTCAGGCGGGGGTTGAATTCATTACCGTTTATGCCTTCAGCACCGAGAACTGGAAGCGCCCGCCGGCTGAAGTGGACGGCCTGATGAAACTGCTGATTCATTCCCTGAATGAATATGAGCAGGAGCTTCACGATAATAAAATTCGCCTGCGTGTGATGGGGCAGTTTGAACGCCTCCCCTTTCCGGTCCGCATGCGGGTACAGAAAACCATTGATGCCACAGCGCATTATACCGACCACACCCTGGTTATCGCCCTGAGTTACGGCTCGCGTAATGAAATCGCCACGGCTGCCAGAAGAATTGCTGAAAAGGTACAGTCGGGGCTCCTGAAGGTGAAGGATATCAATGAAGAGACTGTTGCAAATCATCTCGACCTTCCGGACGTGCCTGATCCGGAACTGATGATCCGTACCAGCGGCGAACTGCGGCTGAGCAATTTTCTGCTCTGGCAGCTCTCCTATTCCGAATTTTACATCACCGACACCTACTGGCCCGATTTCCGCGAAGAGCAGTTTTTCCTTGCACTGGAAGCTTTTAACAATCGGGATCGCAGGTATGGTGGAGTCAAGAAAGTGTGA
- a CDS encoding sodium ion-translocating decarboxylase subunit beta has product MILVGLLLIFLAIKKGFEPLLLLPIGFGAILTNIPMAGISAGPMPGQPGGFLYYFYTVGVESGVFPLLIFMGVGAMTDFGPLLANPKTALLGAAAQFGIFVALLGAMACGGLFNLQDAAAIGIIGGADGPTAIFLASRLSPNLLGAIAVAAYSYMALVPIIQPPIMRMLTTKEERAIEMKQLRHVTKTEKIVFPLLVLMLCLLLLPSATPLIGMLMLGNLMKESTVVDRLSDTAQNSLINIVTIMLGLAVGSKLAADKFLNVQTLGILLLGLGAFVIGTAAGVIIAKIMNKFSKDQINPLIGSAGVSAVPMAARVSNKVGLEANPQNFLLMHAMGPNVAGVIGSAVAAGVLLALCG; this is encoded by the coding sequence ATGATCCTCGTGGGGCTGCTGCTGATTTTTCTGGCCATTAAGAAAGGCTTTGAGCCGCTGTTGCTGCTGCCGATCGGTTTCGGGGCCATTCTGACCAATATTCCGATGGCTGGAATTTCCGCAGGTCCGATGCCGGGTCAGCCGGGCGGGTTCCTGTATTATTTCTATACGGTGGGGGTGGAGTCGGGTGTGTTCCCACTGCTCATCTTTATGGGTGTTGGTGCCATGACCGACTTCGGTCCATTACTGGCGAATCCGAAAACCGCGCTGCTGGGTGCGGCCGCGCAGTTCGGGATCTTTGTTGCGCTGTTGGGGGCCATGGCCTGCGGAGGACTGTTTAATCTGCAGGACGCAGCGGCTATTGGTATTATCGGCGGGGCAGACGGACCGACGGCGATTTTCCTGGCGTCGCGGCTTTCACCGAATCTGCTTGGTGCGATTGCGGTGGCGGCGTACTCTTATATGGCACTGGTGCCGATTATTCAGCCGCCGATTATGCGCATGCTGACGACCAAGGAAGAGCGGGCCATTGAAATGAAGCAGTTGCGTCACGTCACCAAAACCGAGAAAATTGTATTTCCGCTGCTGGTGCTGATGCTTTGTCTGCTGCTGCTGCCGTCAGCTACGCCGCTGATCGGGATGCTGATGCTGGGTAATCTGATGAAAGAGTCCACCGTGGTGGATCGTCTTTCGGATACCGCCCAGAATTCGCTGATCAATATTGTAACGATCATGCTCGGTCTGGCGGTCGGTTCTAAACTGGCGGCGGATAAATTCCTGAATGTGCAGACACTGGGTATTCTGCTGCTCGGTCTCGGTGCATTTGTTATCGGAACGGCTGCCGGTGTTATTATTGCCAAGATCATGAATAAATTCAGTAAGGACCAGATCAATCCGCTGATTGGTTCTGCCGGTGTTTCGGCGGTGCCGATGGCGGCACGTGTATCCAACAAGGTCGGTCTTGAAGCCAACCCGCAGAACTTCCTGCTCATGCATGCCATGGGTCCGAATGTGGCCGGTGTAATCGGTTCTGCCGTGGCGGCCGGGGTGCTGCTGGCCCTCTGTGGATAG
- a CDS encoding biotin/lipoyl-binding protein — protein MAKKTIHIMNTAFRDGFQSVYGARVFTKDFMPAVKACCEAGQTHFEAGGGARFQAPFFYCNESAFDMMDTFRETVGPDADLQTLARGINVVSLDSQSRDIIDLHAKMFKKHGMTTIRNFDALNDVNNLIDSGKSIMKHGLNHEVVVTMMELPPGCTGAHDVEFYIKTLKDILAAEIPFTSVCFKDASGTSAPKKVYDTIKEARKILPGDTKIAFHSHETAGVATMGYVAAIKAGADQVDCSLAPASGGTCQPDVSTLWHALRGEDYELDVDIDKMMEAANVFKECMEDYIIPPEALAVEPLIPWSPMPGGALTANTQMMRDNNLMDKYEDCIKAMGEVVRRGGFATSVTPVSQFYFQQAFNNVMFGPWEKFADGYGKMILGYFGKTPCEPDPELVKLASEKMGLEPTTENPVDLNDADPNKGIEAAKRMLDEAGITDHSEENIFIASCCEQKGIDFLLGKSKVNGVRKKSLMPKEKTSEPGGDGGYTVSVNGKKFAVEVKGDSAIVNGKSYDIVVEDGIETSGTATVAHESADSIEVTAPMNAKVIKVLVNVGDHVNEGDVLFIVEAMKMEVEVKASASGTVSAIVTEAGASVSSGEALASIN, from the coding sequence GTGGCAAAAAAAACTATTCATATCATGAACACTGCGTTCCGCGACGGCTTCCAGTCCGTCTACGGCGCCCGCGTTTTTACCAAGGATTTCATGCCGGCTGTAAAAGCCTGTTGTGAAGCCGGACAGACTCATTTTGAAGCCGGCGGCGGCGCACGCTTCCAGGCTCCCTTCTTTTACTGTAATGAATCGGCGTTCGACATGATGGACACTTTCCGCGAAACGGTGGGCCCCGATGCTGACCTGCAGACGCTGGCTCGCGGTATCAATGTGGTTTCGCTTGACTCGCAGTCGCGCGACATTATCGATCTGCATGCGAAGATGTTCAAAAAGCATGGTATGACCACGATCCGTAACTTCGACGCTCTTAACGACGTCAACAACCTGATCGACTCCGGCAAGTCCATCATGAAACACGGCCTCAATCACGAAGTGGTGGTGACGATGATGGAACTTCCGCCCGGCTGCACCGGCGCGCACGACGTTGAATTCTACATTAAAACGCTGAAGGATATTCTCGCCGCTGAAATTCCGTTTACCAGCGTCTGCTTTAAAGATGCTTCCGGCACCTCGGCACCGAAAAAAGTCTATGACACCATTAAAGAGGCCCGGAAAATTCTGCCGGGCGACACCAAAATTGCTTTCCACTCGCACGAAACCGCCGGCGTGGCCACCATGGGTTACGTGGCAGCGATTAAAGCCGGTGCCGATCAGGTCGACTGCTCACTGGCTCCGGCTTCCGGCGGAACCTGTCAGCCGGACGTTTCCACGCTGTGGCATGCGCTGCGCGGCGAAGATTATGAACTCGACGTGGACATCGATAAAATGATGGAAGCCGCCAATGTCTTTAAAGAATGCATGGAAGATTACATCATTCCGCCGGAGGCTCTCGCTGTTGAACCGCTGATTCCATGGTCTCCGATGCCGGGTGGAGCCCTGACGGCCAACACGCAGATGATGCGTGATAATAATCTGATGGATAAATATGAAGACTGTATCAAAGCCATGGGCGAAGTGGTTCGACGCGGCGGTTTCGCCACGTCCGTTACGCCGGTTTCGCAGTTCTATTTCCAGCAGGCATTCAACAATGTCATGTTCGGTCCGTGGGAAAAATTTGCCGATGGTTACGGAAAAATGATCCTCGGTTATTTCGGTAAGACTCCGTGTGAGCCTGATCCGGAACTGGTGAAACTTGCTTCTGAAAAAATGGGGCTTGAACCGACTACCGAAAATCCGGTTGATCTCAACGATGCCGATCCGAACAAAGGGATTGAAGCTGCGAAAAGAATGCTCGACGAAGCCGGTATTACCGATCATTCCGAAGAGAATATTTTCATCGCCTCCTGCTGCGAACAGAAGGGCATTGATTTCCTGCTAGGTAAATCCAAGGTGAACGGGGTTCGTAAAAAATCGCTGATGCCGAAAGAGAAAACGTCTGAACCGGGTGGTGACGGCGGGTACACGGTGTCTGTCAATGGCAAGAAATTCGCAGTGGAAGTCAAAGGCGATTCCGCCATTGTTAACGGAAAATCGTATGACATTGTTGTGGAAGACGGCATTGAAACGTCCGGTACAGCGACGGTTGCGCATGAGTCTGCGGATTCCATCGAAGTCACCGCTCCGATGAATGCCAAAGTGATCAAGGTGCTTGTGAATGTCGGCGATCATGTGAATGAAGGCGATGTTCTCTTCATTGTTGAAGCCATGAAGATGGAAGTGGAAGTGAAAGCCTCCGCCTCGGGTACGGTTTCCGCCATAGTCACTGAAGCCGGTGCATCGGTATCTTCCGGCGAAGCCCTGGCATCCATCAACTAA
- the rbfA gene encoding 30S ribosome-binding factor RbfA, giving the protein MGTPRLVRVNELLKREIAEDLYRNYAGSDFEASAVTVTRVECAPDLRDANVFVSIFGHEDEREGMINYLNRHRQEIIRMMVKRVKLKYTPRLHFILDESIEGGDHILAMLDEMERENPDAFKDDKENHEKS; this is encoded by the coding sequence ATGGGAACACCACGTTTAGTCAGAGTAAATGAATTACTGAAACGCGAAATTGCGGAAGATCTCTACCGCAATTATGCCGGGTCGGACTTCGAAGCCTCCGCGGTAACGGTCACACGCGTTGAATGCGCTCCGGACCTGCGCGATGCCAATGTTTTCGTCTCTATTTTCGGACACGAGGATGAGCGCGAAGGAATGATTAACTATCTCAACCGCCACCGACAGGAAATCATCCGCATGATGGTGAAGCGTGTGAAACTCAAGTACACGCCCCGTCTCCATTTTATCCTCGATGAATCGATCGAGGGCGGCGACCACATTCTCGCTATGCTTGATGAAATGGAACGAGAAAATCCTGACGCGTTTAAAGACGACAAAGAGAACCATGAGAAATCGTAG
- the rseP gene encoding RIP metalloprotease RseP: protein MLGIIFIIIMMVFLFGITVFVHEWGHFIVAKKCGLKVEAFSIGMGPAIWKKEIDGIVYKIGALPMGGYVSLPQLDPAGMEKVQGDNEETPREELPDVSPWAKIAVAVAGPACNIIFALILGIGVMLLPRQEIREENGVFIAEVAEDSAAYEAGLRAGDEVRAVNGTKVKSWYDTQVESLLGSGKGKGVDFVVYNETDGERTLQLAVNHPEENPEQLIDGVRQAEPCQIFSVVSGMPAEKAGLQPNDMIYRVDNTVVTGVEHFRELIQQNPDTEIMMYVDRAGEKLTIPVTPEYNEENDMVMIGIQFGGSMGLPWTLTGNPLEQISSDSSSIFRLLKALVTPSESKQAASGLGGPVSIFQMIFVSLQIGLLTTLGLIRFININLAVLNLLPLPVLDGGHICFALWEGITKRKVPPKVVASLVNVFAILLLSAMAILTWRDTDRIWNVSRFFKGDQQQTEMTEPTPDVSPGETGAE from the coding sequence ATGCTCGGTATCATTTTCATAATCATCATGATGGTTTTCCTGTTCGGAATCACGGTTTTTGTCCATGAATGGGGTCACTTCATCGTTGCCAAAAAATGCGGTCTAAAAGTGGAGGCGTTCTCTATCGGTATGGGACCGGCAATCTGGAAAAAAGAAATCGATGGCATCGTCTACAAAATCGGAGCACTGCCCATGGGCGGTTATGTCTCCCTGCCGCAGCTTGATCCGGCCGGCATGGAAAAAGTACAGGGTGATAATGAAGAAACCCCCAGAGAAGAACTGCCTGATGTCTCCCCCTGGGCGAAAATCGCCGTCGCAGTGGCCGGCCCGGCCTGCAATATCATCTTTGCACTGATTCTCGGCATTGGTGTCATGCTGCTTCCCCGGCAGGAGATCCGGGAGGAAAACGGGGTTTTCATTGCGGAAGTGGCGGAAGACAGTGCGGCTTATGAGGCCGGCCTGCGTGCCGGCGACGAAGTCCGCGCGGTGAACGGAACCAAAGTTAAGAGCTGGTATGATACCCAGGTGGAAAGCCTGCTGGGCAGTGGTAAAGGAAAAGGCGTTGATTTTGTTGTCTATAATGAAACCGACGGGGAACGCACCCTTCAGCTTGCGGTCAACCATCCGGAAGAAAATCCGGAACAACTGATCGACGGCGTCAGACAGGCCGAGCCCTGCCAGATTTTCTCCGTTGTCTCAGGCATGCCGGCCGAAAAAGCCGGACTTCAGCCTAACGACATGATTTATCGAGTGGATAACACCGTCGTAACCGGTGTGGAGCATTTCCGGGAACTGATTCAGCAGAATCCCGACACCGAAATTATGATGTATGTTGATCGCGCCGGTGAAAAGCTCACCATTCCGGTTACCCCGGAATACAACGAAGAAAACGATATGGTTATGATCGGCATTCAGTTCGGAGGTTCAATGGGGCTCCCGTGGACGCTGACCGGCAATCCGCTTGAGCAGATCTCCAGCGACTCATCCTCTATATTCCGGCTGCTTAAAGCGCTGGTAACCCCCAGTGAATCCAAACAGGCCGCCAGCGGACTCGGCGGACCGGTCTCGATTTTTCAGATGATCTTTGTCTCCCTGCAGATCGGGCTCCTGACCACGCTGGGGCTGATCCGGTTCATTAACATAAACCTCGCTGTACTCAATCTGCTGCCGCTTCCGGTACTCGACGGCGGCCACATCTGTTTCGCCCTCTGGGAAGGCATTACCAAACGTAAAGTTCCCCCGAAAGTGGTTGCCTCGCTGGTTAATGTTTTTGCCATTCTGCTGCTCTCCGCCATGGCCATTCTCACCTGGCGCGACACCGACCGCATCTGGAATGTCAGCCGTTTCTTCAAGGGCGATCAACAGCAGACCGAAATGACCGAACCGACTCCGGATGTCTCCCCCGGAGAAACGGGGGCTGAATGA
- a CDS encoding glycosyltransferase family 9 protein: MKCRKRILIIRLKSIGDVIQTLPAVRMVRENFPDAHISFLVCRSNASLIQGFQDVDEIIEIDRSRMKRGIFAFIAELFRIIHRMINGRFSLVIDLQGYGETALLSRITGAKERWGMVYSRGRKWAYTKWANRNKHVHAIEKNIQLLTACGLKPGTIENHFVLPASSREAAKKVFISRGLDLDKPLLYIQAFTSTPSKNWPLEKYLAVAEDWRACGGQVVFGGGTADAVALAPVSAAGFEVFTGLPILVSAGLMYWSTLVLGGDTGMLHIANAMGKRAVMLIKNCHPGRADLYQHKEWVIDPSGCGSLSEIAVEKVIDTCRNGFPMSYVPGISLAV, encoded by the coding sequence CTCTGCCTGCAGTGCGCATGGTACGGGAAAATTTTCCCGATGCACATATTTCATTTCTTGTGTGCCGTTCAAATGCATCTCTTATTCAGGGATTTCAGGATGTGGACGAGATTATTGAAATAGATCGGAGCAGAATGAAACGGGGGATATTTGCTTTTATAGCGGAGCTTTTCCGAATTATTCACAGGATGATAAACGGAAGATTTTCGCTGGTAATTGATCTTCAGGGCTATGGAGAAACCGCACTTCTTTCCCGGATTACCGGTGCGAAGGAGCGATGGGGAATGGTTTATAGCCGAGGTCGAAAATGGGCTTACACCAAATGGGCAAATAGAAATAAACATGTTCATGCGATCGAGAAAAACATACAGCTTTTGACGGCATGCGGGCTGAAACCCGGAACGATTGAAAACCATTTTGTATTGCCGGCGTCTTCACGTGAGGCGGCGAAAAAAGTTTTCATATCCAGAGGACTGGATCTTGATAAACCTCTGCTTTACATTCAGGCGTTTACCAGTACTCCCAGTAAAAACTGGCCGTTGGAAAAATATTTGGCAGTTGCAGAAGACTGGAGAGCGTGCGGGGGACAGGTTGTGTTTGGAGGCGGAACTGCTGATGCCGTCGCTCTTGCTCCGGTAAGTGCTGCGGGTTTCGAGGTTTTTACCGGTTTACCTATACTGGTGTCAGCGGGATTGATGTATTGGTCTACATTGGTTCTTGGCGGTGATACGGGCATGCTGCATATCGCCAACGCGATGGGGAAGCGGGCCGTTATGCTGATTAAGAACTGTCATCCGGGAAGGGCGGATTTATATCAGCATAAGGAGTGGGTTATTGATCCTTCCGGATGCGGTTCGCTATCGGAAATTGCGGTTGAAAAAGTGATCGATACATGCAGAAACGGATTTCCCATGAGTTATGTGCCCGGGATAAGTCTGGCCGTTTAA
- the truB gene encoding tRNA pseudouridine(55) synthase TruB, whose amino-acid sequence MRNRRRRAPDPYDGILLVDKPTDWTSHDVVAKIRNYFKLSKCGHGGTLDPLATGLLVLLIGKGTKLSDRIMNGDKVYEGTLHLGVTTNTQDADGEILEEKDASHVTREMVENVIAEQFMGPIEQIPPMVSAIKKDGVPLYKMARKGQEIEREPRKIEVFEFDVLEFENPLVKFRVKSTKGTYVRTLAFDIGNALGVGGSLDALRRTGSGPLSVDKAYTLDEILACDRETLCEKMILLEDLLK is encoded by the coding sequence ATGAGAAATCGTAGGCGCCGCGCTCCGGATCCATACGACGGCATTCTGCTGGTCGATAAACCGACCGACTGGACTTCACACGACGTCGTCGCAAAAATCCGCAACTATTTCAAACTGAGCAAATGCGGCCATGGCGGAACGCTCGATCCCCTCGCCACCGGTCTGCTGGTACTGCTGATCGGAAAAGGTACCAAACTGTCCGACCGCATCATGAACGGCGACAAAGTCTATGAAGGCACTCTGCACCTCGGTGTGACCACCAATACGCAGGATGCCGACGGCGAGATTCTCGAAGAAAAAGACGCTTCGCACGTCACCCGCGAAATGGTTGAAAACGTGATTGCCGAACAGTTTATGGGTCCGATCGAGCAGATCCCGCCAATGGTTTCAGCCATTAAAAAGGACGGCGTTCCTCTTTATAAAATGGCGCGCAAAGGACAGGAAATTGAACGCGAACCCCGTAAAATCGAAGTCTTCGAATTCGATGTGCTGGAGTTTGAAAATCCTCTGGTTAAATTCCGCGTGAAAAGCACAAAAGGAACTTATGTCCGAACCCTCGCGTTCGACATCGGCAATGCCCTCGGAGTCGGCGGAAGCCTCGATGCCCTGCGCCGGACCGGCTCCGGCCCGCTCTCGGTTGACAAGGCCTATACACTGGACGAAATTCTTGCGTGCGATCGCGAGACACTCTGCGAAAAAATGATCCTTCTGGAAGATTTACTTAAATGA
- a CDS encoding biotin--[acetyl-CoA-carboxylase] ligase yields the protein MKMSYRIEWFDRLSSTNAYMKERFYRNSPPANGTVFATRDQTAGRGRSERRWISSPDTNLCFSLFVETDCPLIEVASSTMAAALGITDFLNGRNIAATPKWPNDVLVGNRKICGILSERVDAPARRGIIVGIGLNVNMSSEEAGAIDRPATSMLIETGQAGDLSRTLEELLPYLKHWIGEWQSGGFPGLRNTWTEKAGPIGKPLKVHDGAAYKEGTLAGYGNHGELLLQTSRGLETIWSGDVS from the coding sequence ATGAAAATGAGTTACCGTATTGAGTGGTTCGACCGCCTGTCCTCCACAAATGCCTATATGAAGGAGCGTTTTTATAGGAATTCTCCGCCCGCCAATGGGACCGTTTTTGCAACCCGCGACCAGACAGCGGGTAGAGGAAGATCCGAGCGCCGGTGGATCTCCTCTCCCGATACCAATCTCTGCTTTTCGCTGTTTGTTGAAACCGATTGCCCACTCATTGAAGTGGCCTCCTCCACCATGGCCGCCGCACTGGGCATCACCGATTTCCTGAACGGCCGGAATATTGCCGCCACACCCAAATGGCCCAACGACGTACTCGTGGGAAACCGTAAAATCTGCGGGATTCTTTCCGAACGCGTCGACGCACCGGCACGACGCGGAATCATTGTGGGGATTGGACTGAATGTAAACATGAGTTCCGAAGAAGCCGGCGCCATTGACCGTCCTGCCACTTCCATGCTGATCGAAACCGGACAGGCCGGCGATCTGTCCCGAACGCTGGAGGAACTGCTCCCCTATTTAAAACACTGGATCGGGGAATGGCAATCCGGCGGTTTTCCCGGCCTGAGAAACACCTGGACTGAAAAAGCGGGTCCCATTGGGAAACCGTTAAAGGTACACGACGGCGCGGCGTACAAAGAAGGCACCCTCGCCGGCTACGGCAATCACGGCGAATTGCTGTTGCAAACGTCCCGGGGATTGGAAACCATCTGGTCAGGAGATGTTTCATGA
- the ribF gene encoding riboflavin biosynthesis protein RibF, which yields MKIIHSLEEFHEKNTPVVLAAGSFDGIHIGHSAVIGKALEQARAIGGETWVFTFDPHPAKVLMPDRAPPLIFTTVQQSLYLQKLGVDGCILQPFTFEFMKQEPLDFFENLCTCIPHLSGISVGEDWTFGRNRAGNAELLTRLCTERGIWFSTLPEVQWNGERVSSTRIREAIRLGHLADATAMLGRPVSTIGKVMHGEKIGRKLGYPTANIAPENEMLPPRGIYAAKLRVGQNLYHAAAYIGHRRTFHENEPQVLEVHLIDEKGLDLYDQHVEVSYIEYIRGDEVFENAYALKKQIQADIEAIRKILG from the coding sequence ATGAAAATTATCCATTCACTGGAAGAGTTTCACGAAAAAAACACTCCGGTCGTTCTGGCTGCCGGCAGCTTCGACGGCATACATATCGGCCACAGTGCCGTAATCGGAAAAGCGCTCGAACAGGCCCGCGCCATCGGTGGCGAAACCTGGGTTTTCACGTTTGATCCGCATCCCGCAAAAGTGCTGATGCCGGATCGCGCTCCTCCGCTGATTTTCACCACCGTCCAGCAGAGCCTCTATCTGCAGAAACTCGGTGTCGATGGCTGCATTCTCCAGCCGTTCACTTTTGAGTTTATGAAACAGGAGCCGCTCGACTTTTTTGAAAACCTCTGCACCTGCATCCCCCATCTGTCCGGCATTTCGGTCGGCGAAGACTGGACCTTCGGCCGCAACCGCGCCGGAAATGCAGAACTGCTGACCCGACTCTGCACAGAACGCGGCATCTGGTTTTCCACTCTGCCGGAAGTGCAATGGAACGGTGAACGGGTTTCGAGTACCCGCATCCGCGAGGCCATCCGTCTCGGCCATCTGGCCGATGCCACCGCCATGCTCGGCCGACCGGTTTCAACCATCGGAAAAGTGATGCACGGCGAAAAAATCGGCCGAAAACTGGGTTATCCTACCGCCAATATCGCCCCTGAAAATGAAATGCTTCCGCCGCGCGGTATCTATGCCGCCAAACTGCGGGTCGGACAGAACCTCTACCACGCCGCAGCCTATATCGGACACCGCAGAACCTTCCACGAAAATGAACCGCAGGTACTTGAAGTTCACCTGATTGATGAAAAAGGGCTCGATCTTTACGATCAGCACGTAGAAGTCAGCTACATTGAATATATTCGAGGCGACGAAGTTTTCGAAAATGCCTATGCCCTGAAAAAGCAGATTCAGGCCGATATAGAAGCGATCCGAAAAATCCTCGGCTGA
- a CDS encoding adenylosuccinate synthase: protein MSKTVLIGSQWGDEGKGKIIDVLTADVDWVVRYQGGNNAGHTVKIGDEKYVLHLTPSGILREHCKCVIGNGLVVDIVGLQSELSELVERGIKLENRLFISDRAHIVLPYHKALDGTKEGNLEEGKKIGTTKRGIGPCYMDKAERIGLRIGDILEADFLDRVRTLTAEKNTLIESMGGEPLDIEEVVKDISEAADYLKPFIRDTIPMLNEAVKNDDEILFEGAQGVMLDVDFGTYPFVTSSSTGAGGAPAGSGIAPGAIDRCIGIVKAYTTRVGEGPFPTELFDDMGMHLAKIGDEFGATTGRPRRCGWFDAVVAKYSAMVSGIDEWALMKVDVLDALETIKVCVAYECDGERIETVPASISKLSRCKPIYEEFKGWNTPTTECTSWDELPEQCRKYVEYIEEITGVKVSILSVGPKRSSTLVLDR, encoded by the coding sequence ATGTCCAAAACTGTATTAATCGGCTCCCAGTGGGGCGATGAAGGAAAAGGAAAAATCATTGACGTTCTGACCGCCGACGTTGACTGGGTGGTCCGCTACCAGGGCGGTAACAACGCCGGTCATACTGTAAAAATCGGCGACGAAAAATACGTCCTCCACCTTACCCCGTCCGGCATCCTCCGCGAACACTGCAAATGTGTCATCGGCAACGGCCTCGTCGTCGATATTGTCGGCCTGCAGAGTGAACTTTCCGAACTCGTCGAACGCGGCATTAAACTCGAAAACCGCCTCTTCATCTCCGATCGCGCACACATTGTGCTGCCCTACCACAAAGCGCTCGACGGCACCAAGGAAGGCAACTTGGAAGAAGGTAAAAAAATCGGCACCACGAAGCGCGGCATCGGGCCGTGCTATATGGATAAAGCCGAGCGCATCGGCCTGCGTATCGGCGACATCCTTGAAGCTGACTTTCTCGACCGCGTCCGTACACTGACGGCTGAAAAGAATACCCTCATCGAATCCATGGGCGGCGAACCGCTGGATATCGAAGAGGTTGTTAAAGACATTTCCGAGGCCGCCGATTATCTGAAACCGTTTATCCGCGATACCATTCCGATGCTCAACGAAGCGGTTAAAAACGACGATGAAATTCTCTTCGAAGGTGCGCAGGGTGTGATGCTCGATGTTGATTTCGGCACCTACCCCTTCGTAACCTCCTCAAGTACAGGGGCCGGAGGGGCTCCGGCGGGTTCCGGGATTGCTCCGGGTGCCATCGATCGCTGCATCGGCATCGTCAAAGCCTACACTACCCGTGTCGGGGAAGGCCCTTTCCCTACCGAACTGTTTGACGATATGGGCATGCACCTCGCCAAGATCGGTGATGAATTCGGCGCCACCACCGGCCGCCCGCGCCGTTGCGGATGGTTTGATGCGGTTGTTGCCAAATATTCCGCCATGGTCAGCGGCATCGACGAATGGGCCCTGATGAAAGTGGATGTTCTCGATGCCTTGGAAACCATTAAAGTCTGCGTGGCCTACGAATGCGACGGCGAACGCATCGAAACCGTTCCGGCTTCGATCAGTAAGCTGTCCCGGTGCAAACCGATCTATGAAGAGTTTAAAGGCTGGAACACGCCGACCACGGAATGCACAAGCTGGGACGAATTGCCCGAGCAGTGCAGAAAATATGTCGAATACATCGAAGAGATTACCGGCGTCAAAGTCAGCATTCTCTCCGTCGGTCCAAAACGCTCCAGCACACTGGTTCTGGACCGCTGA